In the Plasmodium chabaudi chabaudi strain AS genome assembly, chromosome: 13 genome, one interval contains:
- a CDS encoding replication factor A protein 3, putative has protein sequence MEQFIAPRVNKKHLSKFYSKNVRIIGKVLKKDGNELTLLACDNEEIKCILTDNQVEEPLDQYVEVLGKVNEDDTISDIVYVQNGGSSINLNEINNLVNLTFLEELEGVF, from the exons ATGGAACAATTCATAGCTCC AAGAGTCAATAAAAAACACCTAAGCAAATTTTATAGCAAAAATGTGCGAATAATTGGAAAGGTCTTAAAAAAGGATGGAAACGAACTAACTTTGTTAGCATGCGACA atgaagaaataaaatgtattttaaCTGATAATCAAGTCGAGGAACCATTAGATCAATATGTAGAAGTTTTAGGAAAG gTAAACGAAGATGACACAATAAGCGATATTGTGTATGTTCAGAATGGAGGCTCTTCAATAA atttaaatgaaataaataatttagtaAATCTAACATTCTTAGAAGAACTAGAAGGAGtattttaa
- a CDS encoding ADP-ribosylation factor, putative, translating to MVLLKILKKIKDKQRNLRLIILGLDNAGKTTIVKRLLGEDIYKVHPTFGFTIETLHFNDYFINIWDIGGQKCIRHYWKNYYENVDGIIYVIDSTDLFRLQLCSYELKQILKEERLYGCSLLILSNKIDVDSSLNVSKIAEILKLQEMNIDRHWCINECSAFSGKGLLKSFMWLIDDITCRTRNNT from the exons atggtCCTActgaaaattttgaaaaaaataaaagataaacAAAGAAATTTGagattaataatattaggATTAGATAATGCAGGAAAAACAACAATAGTTAAAAGATTATTAGGAGAAGATATTTATAAAGTACACCCAACTTTTGGTTTTACAATTGAAACGTTACATTTTaatgattattttattaatatatgggATATAGGAGGGCAAAAATGTATTAGGCATTAttggaaaaattattatgaaaatgttgATGGAATTATTTATGTCATTGATAGTACTGATTTATTTAGATTACAGTTATGCTCATATGAactaaaacaaattttaaaggAGGAAAGATTATATGGATGCTCCCttcttattttatcaaataaaattgatgtCGATAGTTCTCTAAATGTCAGCAAAATTGCAGAG atTTTGAAATTGCAAGAAATGAATATTGATAGACATTGGTGTATAAATGAATGCAGCGCATTTTCAGGAAAAGGATTATTAAAATCTTTTATGTGGTTAATTGATGATATAACATGTAGAACTCGTAATAATACTTAA
- a CDS encoding mitochondrial inner membrane protease ATP23, putative — protein sequence MMDELQNLVEKIKKCIQNVDNKIKNGDLRKNIEKFLLNNRTEKSQFNDMVSLIQYSLKYKDVCNWPNYNDLFIINYNINNNFKSIIQKNENFLRQYKNHTSNEYEENVTTESSIKNDMKTTNPINTDKNISLAMDNEMNNKKNVPSFTEHNKVSENNQDNIAGKGNNSMDQNLVDKIKLNSKGANTNPKLNNINIQYNDDITLFNKLKLQTFMYFVRNNYKVKLLIDSLSAMNHPINIIYINCPNNKYKKKNIFQKISDLFLPDYKVNDEFVNSKYNYQKNNCSCSELPLNPLSNNNYAYTQKKNVSNYTGGYNPISNTVWLCANNITNLYKLKYILTHELIHAFDFARANIDMYNCHHIACSEIRAYNMSNQCGYFNSKHFLPNRDVFNHFKAPSINDTAKNKCVYNNTYTSLYQYKPCANNTHKYINDVFEKCIHDYWPFMCAPEQDSKYKPSKT from the coding sequence ATGATGGATGAACTACAAAATTTagtggaaaaaataaaaaagtgtATTCAAAATGtcgataataaaattaaaaatggtgatttaagaaaaaatatagaaaagtttcttttaaataatagaaCAGAGAAGAGCCAATTTAATGATATGGTATCCTTAATACAATATTCGCTTAAGTATAAAGATGTATGTAATTGGCCTAATTACAacgatttatttattataaattataatataaataataatttcaaatcaattatacaaaaaaatgaaaattttcttCGCCAATACAAAAATCATACGTCTAATGAGTACGAAGAAAATGTAACCACAGAAAGCAGCATAAAAAACGACATGAAAACAACAAACCCAATTAATactgataaaaatatatccttAGCTATGGATAAcgaaatgaataataaaaaaaatgttccATCCTTTACCGAACATAATAAAGTTAGTGAAAATAACCAGGATAATATTGCAGGCAAGGGCAATAATAGTATGGATCAAAACTTAGTGGACAAAATTAAACTCAATTCCAAGGGCGCTAATACAAATCCAAAACTAAACAACattaatatacaatataatgatgatataaCTCTATTTAATAAGCTAAAATTACAAacatttatgtattttgtACGAAATAATTACAAAGTAAAACTATTAATCGATTCACTGTCAGCAATGAACCAtccaataaatataatatatataaattgcccaaataataaatataaaaaaaaaaacatttttcaaaaaattagtGACTTATTTCTGCCTGATTATAAAGTTAATGATGAATTTGTTAAcagtaaatataattatcaaaaaaataattgctCATGCTCTGAATTGCCATTAAACCCCttaagtaataataattatgcatatacacaaaaaaaaaatgtgtccAATTATACGGGTGGTTATAATCCTATAAGTAACACTGTATGGCTTTGtgcaaataatattactaatttatataaattaaaatatatattaacacaTGAACTTATTCATGCCTTTGATTTTGCTAGAGCAAACATCGACATGTATAATTGCCATCACATTGCTTGCTCAGAAATAAGAGCTTACAACATGAGCAATCAATGTGGCTACTTTAATagtaaacattttttaccCAATAGGGATGTTTTTAATCATTTTAAAGCACCGTCAATTAATGATActgcaaaaaataaatgtgtatataataatacatacaCATCATTATATCAATATAAGCCATGTGCTAATAATactcataaatatataaatgatgtttttgaaaaatgtataCATGATTATTGGCCATTCATGTGTGCACCGGAACAAGACAGTAAATATAAGCCATCcaaaacttaa
- a CDS encoding GTP-binding protein, putative has translation MQSISRLIRKYSSVSSKMSMESSKKNVNIVKEEICDNYVMSRRQRERGMKLDLKIYENLRRKMLGKPLNKLQRKYMNEKRPNFAPVFLDQLKPRMVLYKVAIKVNELPLPKYPEIAFIGRSNSGKSTLINELCGRSNKAKVSKMPGCTKQIHFYKIGKPCLLCLVDLPGYGFAHSKEELRLQWNEFTLFYLKNRANLKKVFVLIDCRIGLKTSDKELFHFFDRYNIKYQIVLSKCDLLNTKDLAIKIQIMNEEIVHFKNLEKNIISLSSLKRQNLNELRNEIAKYQLNKTIIKNNIIMKINDLIEQKKLKKLKNLKGADSSHIIEGNGNYNKSFNSIENEENAYDEEILEKIKRKENISKDILISDDTIFEAVNRWKISDNIDDTNFNKYMNFYTRNLINSVQEQFLNKCRKLYNEQDLKVIDNVIDNIEGDNNHSDTNVLRERNKHLENKEKEGNKMISINPEDKFKRESTYMQKKTQKKVHNLGLAINYENAIKNGTPNLDFQNKENDNTLKEMILNFEKLNISYENEKSVDKKVHNNSTHDEYCLAESDMKYKLGKKHDLYAEKGNKKSTEPKIYDNSNSFDVENNQINIENDLFKSSLLFFDENKSNDAEYVYSKNVEMGDLFENNNGNNNYNKGNNDHFKNIDYSKIKSDTLLEEDETYSKEDYMSGLKMGRAKKNMYNNNPLNDYTFNINDKSTYNVYEKSKSEAYKIYMGRQLENFHNDQNSSSSKEMKRTNGLNMKNNDLNNCDGTSKSLVVNKNDEDNYIRKHYIGLKTRKKIIRGTKKLKLFGKKRTNEIVSVPIDLATDYFKLNNNSEFYDKKNKKNNWNYINSKYNKWLKKMGGKHISSEIIGSVRKEDVMTRYAQKQEGKYSKEKNKLLIQKKKLGMITKPPSHHKKGKYSKNYNISDEQKMFDREAFFKYRDVQK, from the coding sequence ATGCAATCGATTAGTCGCCTTATTCGAAAATATTCGAGTGTTAGCAGCAAAATGAGTATGGAGAgttctaaaaaaaatgtcaaTATAGTAAAAGAGGAAATATGCGATAATTACGTAATGAGTAGAAGACAAAGAGAAAGGGGAATGAAATtagatttaaaaatatatgagaATTTACGAAGGAAAATGTTAGGAAAACCATTGAATAAATtacaaagaaaatatatgaatgaaAAACGGCCAAATTTTGCTCCCGTATTTTTGGATCAATTAAAGCCTAGAATGGTTTTGTACAAAGTAGCTATAAAAGTAAATGAATTACCATTACCGAAATATCCAGAAATTGCATTTATAGGAAGATCAAATTCTGGTAAATCGACACTTATTAATGAATTGTGTGGGAGAAGTAATAAGGCAAAGGTTAGTAAAATGCCAGGATGCACAAAacaaattcatttttataaaataggGAAGCCTTGTTTGTTGTGTTTAGTTGATTTACCAGGATATGGATTTGCTCACAGTAAAGAAGAATTAAGATTACAATGGAATgaatttacattattttatttaaaaaatagagcaaatttaaaaaaagtttttgtattaattGATTGTAGAATCGGTTTAAAAACAAGTGATAAAGAattgtttcatttttttgatagATACAACATTAAATATCAAATTGTTTTAAGTAAATGCGATTTATTAAACACAAAAGATTTGGCAATtaaaattcaaattatgaatgaagaaatagtacatttcaaaaatttggaaaaaaatattatttcacTAAGCTCATTAAAAAGACAAAATTTGAATGAACTAAGAAATGAAATTGCTAAATATCAGTTAAATAAaactattattaaaaataatattataatgaaaataaatgatttgattgaacaaaaaaaattgaagaaattaaaaaatttgaaaggTGCGGACTCTTCACATATAATAGAAGGGAATGGAAATTATAACAAAAGTTTTAACTCaatagaaaatgaagaaaatgccTATGATGAAGAgatattagaaaaaatcaaaagaaaagaaaacatATCAAAAGATATCCTAATAAGTGATGATACAATTTTTGAAGCAGTAAATCGATGGAAAATATCTGATAATATTGATgatacaaattttaataaatacatgaatttttatactAGAAACTTAATAAATTCAGTACAAGAAcagtttttaaataaatgcaGAAAGTTATATAATGAACAAGATTTAAAAGTTATAGATAATGTTATAGACAATATCGAGGGTGATAATAACCACAGTGATACAAATGTGTTGCGCGAACGTAATAAGcatttagaaaataaagaaaaggaGGGCAACAAAATGATTTCCATAAATCCAGaagataaatttaaaagagagtctacatatatgcaaaaaaaaactcaAAAAAAGGTTCATAACTTAGGACTAGcaataaattatgaaaatgctataaaaaatggaaccCCTAATTTGGATTtccaaaataaagaaaatgacaatacattaaaagaaatgatacttaattttgaaaaactTAATATAAgttatgaaaatgaaaaaagtgTTGATAAAAAGGTGCATAATAATAGCACGCATGATGAATATTGTTTAGCTGAATCAGATATGAAGTATAAGTTGGGAAAGAAACATGATTTATATGCAGAGAAagggaataaaaaatcaacaGAACCCAAAATTTATGATAATAGTAATAGTTTCGATGTAGAGAATaaccaaataaatatcGAAAATGATTTGTTCAAGAGTAGCttactattttttgatgAAAACAAAAGTAACGATGCGGAATATGTGTACTCAAAAAATGTTGAAATGGGagatttatttgaaaataataatggtaacaataattataataaaggGAATAATgatcattttaaaaatattgattattcaaaaataaaaagtgaTACATTATTAGAAGAAGATGAAACATATAGTAAAGAAGATTATATGAGTGGTTTAAAGATGGGCAgggcaaaaaaaaatatgtataataacaacccattaaatgattatacatttaacataaatgataaaagtacttataatgtatatgaaaaaagtaaatcCGAAGCgtacaaaatttatatggGACGACAGCTAGAAAACTTTCATAATGATCAAAACTCGAGCTCATCAAAGGAAATGAAAAGAACAAATGGTttgaatatgaaaaataacgATTTGAACAATTGTGATGGAACAAGTAAAAGTTTggttgtaaataaaaatgatgaagacAATTATATAAGGAAACATTATATAGGGTTAAAAacgagaaaaaaaattataaggggtactaaaaaattaaaattatttggaaaaaaaCGAACAAACGAAATTGTAAGTGTTCCCATAGACTTAGCCACAGATTATTTCAaactaaataataattccgaattttatgataagaaaaataaaaaaaacaactggaattatattaattcaaagtataataaatgGCTAAAGAAAATGGGTGGCAAACATATATCTTCTGAGATTATAGGTTCGGTTAGAAAGGAAGACGTAATGACAAGATATGCGCAAAAGCAGGAaggaaaatattcaaaagaaaaaaataagttgttaatacagaaaaaaaaattaggaATGATAACAAAACCCCCTAGCCACcacaaaaaaggaaaatattctaaaaattataacatatctgatgaacaaaaaatgtttgATAGAGAGGCCTTCTTTAAATATAGAGACGTTCAAAAGTGA
- a CDS encoding vacuolar protein sorting-associated protein 60, putative, producing the protein MKFFKSKKEKTLDEAYGNLEQSVKSIDTNIDRYNKELNIIKQKIEEEKKKVPVNQHVINNLRNKAAVIIKRKKTYENNKENTLGIQFNIDQIKYANENIQMSIDTCKALEQSSKVLKKNIKKVNINKIEKLQDDLYDCMEDAKEIGEILSSTYDIPINLDEDEIDAELSLIEDNILDENVEENITSYLENNDEEIPQEKTITENDTERLKNNTNLTEQYCTQKEG; encoded by the exons ATgaa attttttaagtctaaaaaagaaaaaacttTGGATGAAGCATATG GAAACCTAGAACAAAGCGTAAAGAGTATCGACACAAATATCGATcgatataataaagaactaaatattataaaacaaaaaattgaagaggaaaaaaagaaagttCCAGTTAATCAGCATGTGATAAACAATTTGAGAAACAAAGCTGCAGTTATaataaagagaaaaaaaacatatgagaataataaagaaaatacgCTTGGAATTCAATTTAATATcgatcaaataaaatatgcaaatgaaaatattcaaatgtCTATCGATACATGTAAAGCTTTAGAACAATCAAGTAAAGTGttgaagaaaaatataaaaaaagttaatattaataagaTAGAAAAATTACAAGATGATTTGTATGATTGTATGGAAGATGCAAAAGAAATAGGAGAAATTTTATCGTCAACTTATGATATACCTATAAATTTAGATGAAGATGAAATCGATGCAGAATTGTCATTAATAGAAGACAATATATTAGATGAAAATGTCGAAGAAAACATAACAAGctatttagaaaataatgatgaagaaataCCCCAAGAAAAAACAATCACTGAAAATGATACCGAGCgtcttaaaaataatacaaatctTACTGAGCAGTATTGCACACAAAAGGAGGGATGA
- a CDS encoding tRNA import protein tRIP, putative, with product MSTLYLVEDDIKSDILNLVLDFIKINIVENDDSVAFPEIKYSQTISYEHNNKTYKEFFCSLYAIIDTYNCYSQFFCEDENKVSESEEFIFNLASDKFKLKPLDMKHLNDILRERSYIVSDKHASIVDIFYFCCVYKILKPMAAKEKVEYYHICRWYIHLQETLMCEFVKLHKLDIQSGVESLLNSRIITSTNEKGNNEQMGSKKDKGNKKNADSKDNSGKNKKKNNNAENKDAEETRSLDDISRLNIVVGYVESVEIHSGADTLYCLKVNVGEDQVRDICSGLRNKKNPEDLLNKYVLVLANLKEKLLRGRKSFGMVLCGSFEERVELLVPPPGVKVGERITFENVNTTGLPDKTLSSVKEKNAFFLIQPNFVINNGVAFYKENKWLSSQGEITCALDQGTIS from the exons ATGAGTACTTTATACTTGGTTGAGGATGATATTAAATCAGATATATTGAATTTGGTTCttgattttattaaaattaatatagtagaaaatgatgatagcGTTGCTTTTCCAgagataaaatatagcCAG acTATATCCTATGAGCATAACaacaaaacatataaagaatttttttgttctctTTATGCTATAATCGACACGTATAATTGCTACAGTCAGTTTTTTTGTGAAGATGAAAACAAAGTAAGCGAGAGTGaagaatttatttttaacctAGCTAGCGACAAGTTTAAATTAAAGCCACTTGATATGAAACATTtgaatgatatattaagaGAAAGATCTTATATTGTCTCGGACAAACATGCATCTATAgtagatatattttatttctgctgtgtttataaaatattaaaaccAATGGCAGCAAAGGAAAAAGTAgaatattatcatatttgtAGGTGGTATATACATCTTCAAGAAACATTGATGTGCGAGTTTGTTAAATTACATAAATTAGATATACAAAGCGGTGTTGAAAGTTTACTAAATAGTAGAATTATAACATCCACAAATGAAAAGGGAAACAATGAACAAATGGGATCAAAGAAAGATAAaggtaataaaaaaaatgcagaTTCGAAAGATAATAGTGGaaagaataaaaagaaaaataataacgcagaaaataaagatgcAGAAGAAACCAGAAGTTTAGACGATATATCGAGATTAAATATTGTTGTTGGATATGTAGAAAGTGTGGAAATTCATTCAGGAGCCGACACACTGTATTGCTTAAAAGTAAATGTAGGTGAAGATCAAGTAAGGGATATATGTAGTGGTTtacgaaataaaaaaaatccagaagatttattaaataaatatgttttagtTTTAgcaaatttaaaagaaaaattattaagaGGACGAAAAAGTTTTGGTATGGTTTTATGTGGATCCTTTGAAGAAAGAGTAGAATTACTTGTTCCACCACCTGGTGTTAAAGTTGGAGAAAGAATTACATttgaaaatgttaataCAACTGGTTTACCCGATAAAACATTAAGCTCTGTTAAAGAGaaaaatgcattttttcttattcaACCAAATTTCGTTATAAACAATGGAGTTGCCTTttataaagaaaacaaaTGGCTATCATCTCAAGGAGAAATAACATGTGCCCTAGACCAAGGAAcaatatcataa
- a CDS encoding RNA polymerase II transcription factor B subunit 5, putative, which yields MVTAIKGVLVKCDEPTMQIILLLNESKNFLIEKISDTVCLCKENVYDFLEKEVIRQLEYSEKHETED from the coding sequence ATGGTTACAGCTATAAAAGGAGTATTAGTTAAATGTGATGAACCAACaatgcaaataattttactCTTGAATGAAAGTAAAAACTTTTTGATTGAAAAAATCAGTGACACAGTATGCTTATGTAAAGAAAACGTATATGActttttagaaaaagaaGTGATAAGACAATTAGAATATTCAGAAAAGCATGAAACTGAAGATTAG